CTGTCGAAGCAGCAGCAGTCCAACCGGAGCCGTCATCAAGTTCGACTGTATATAATTCTGTTGAGTTTGTTTTGGGAAAAATTAAGGAGTCAGTATCAAAAACACTTCGGGCAAACTGTACTTTTAGCCAGCCACCTTGGTCATTTGGAATATCTTGTATTGAATAGATTTTTGGGAATGTATCCTGAAAAGTAATAATATAATTTTCTTTTATTAAAGTATCAGCCGAAACACCATTTGAAACAATCAGTTTAACTGAATAACTATCAGCTTTGAAGTAAGTGTATTCTGGATTTTGGACATATGAATCAATAACACCATCATTCTCAAAATCCCACTCCCATGATGTTATTTGTTCTTCCAAACTATTATGTGTTAAGTCATTAAACTTAACGGTTAATGGCGCTGAACCATAAGTTTTATCGGCAATATAATCTGCAGCAATTGTCTCTGGTGCTATGCGCATGATTAAAACATCCGCATCCGAATTATGGTCATCATCATCATAGTAACCAACCACAATATACCCACCGTCTTCCAATGAAATAAGATCATAAAAGACAGACTTTTTATCGTAATAATAGTCCCAGATTGTAATTCCTGTCTCATTAATTTTTTTTATCCATCCTTTATGCCGGTAGTCATTTCCAGCAAGGATAAATCTTGAGTTTTCCAGTTCGAACAATTTGTAAAAATGACCATATCCTGATTTTTGTGGTGGGATACTATATACCTTTTCCCATACTGTTTCTCCATTAGAATTGATCATAATGATTGTAGGTTCTTCTTTTCCGTGGCTAACTGTGGATGCACTAAATAAATAATTTGAGTTTTGTGTTTCTGTAACTGAAAGGCCATAATCAACATTTGTGTGCCAAGACCGGCTCCAGAAATAATCTCCATTAAACTTAATTTTAATTAATCCCGCATTACTTGATTGCGCATTGGCCGAATAGCTTCCTGCAATAATTAATGCCCCGTCATTGGTCAGTTCAGATCTTTCTGATTTTAAATGGATGTCTTTTGTCCACAATGTATCGCCTTGACCATTAATTTTTATCAGATAATCTGTTGCAACGACCATGTATTGATTTGTATCTATTTCAAAGATTGATTTCCCGGCATAAAAATGATTTCCAATTTCGTTATTTGAGATGCTCCATTCTTTATTGCCTATACTATCAGTTTTAACAATTAGCAAAGTATTGAAAACACCGCCGCCAACAATAATAAATCCCCTGTCATCTGTCTCAATAACATCATGCCCATATTCATAAAGATTAAAATCACCATAAGCATTTGTCCAAAGAGTATCGCCTTCATAGTTTATTTTCATCAGGAGTAAATCTTGCCTCCAGCTACTGCTCCCAATTTTTGGTGAATCTGTTCTTCCAGCTATAATAAGATTGTTGTCACTCGTTCTAATAATTTTCTCTGCCCATTCTTCATGGCCAATAGTGTATTTTTTTGTCCAAATAACTTTCGGAGGATCAGATGCAAAGCTAACACTTGTTGCAAATAGTACTAATATGAATATTTGAATAGAGAATTTCATTTCTTTCCTTCAATACTTATTTAAAAATAACAATTAAAAGATATCTATATTTTTTTTTATGCTAGCGAAAATTATTTTGAATTATTGTTAAATCCAAGGCTTATTTCTTTAAGTTAAGTTCGAACACCAAACAAAAAGGAAAAGCATTATTCACAGCTCTTAAATAAGCTCAAATTCAGTATGGTTTTTTTGAACTTATCGTACTGAGCGGTTAAGTTCTTTCTTTTCATAAAGCTAACAATCTGACCTACTATTTCAAATTTATTTTAGGGTAAACTACATGCATTGAGCTCCTTGAAACTGAAATACTGCCACAACCAGGTTACTTACTATATACGAAAGCTGGAACGGTTATAACGCCGGTTTGATTCTCGACCTCTATGCGATGCAGGATTATTTAGCTGGAAGGTAAGTTGCTTAGTTGAAATGTGGGGTGAGCTAAGGCCGGAAACGAACCTCGCGCTCAAACCGAGATATTTAATAAAACTCTTAGCGAACATAAAACAATTTGCGTTTTGCCACCTTGGAAAACCCACGCACTAAAAAATTTTGGAGCAGGGCAGAACTACAAAATTTAGCCTGTCCGCCCACTGGCGGGAAAGAACATCTTTTGTGATAAAACAGTTTTTGACAGTTTTGAATCCGGCGGACAAAGCGGCCTGAAAACCAACCGCCCTTTTAACGCCATTTATTTACAGGGTTTTACACTGCACGATTTCCCAAATCGAAATCATGCTCCGTGTGTAAAATTCCTTGTACTACACTTTGTTATTTTTTACCGTTGCCGAGAAAATTACTTATATCAGAATCTAAACCAGAAAAATCTTGAACTTGTTTTTCTCTTGTTGAAGTAACATGAAAATACTTCCAACATTTACTAACTAATTCTCCCCAAGACATTCCAAATTGTTCTTGATACCAATTAAATCCTTCGCTTGGAACACATTGTGTGCTACTGATTATTAATCCATTTAATGCTGGTAAATCACTTTCTAAGCAATAATCACCTAATTTACCTGCATAATGTCCTGCTTGTTTATGGCTAAGTCCAAATAGGTTTTCGAGTTCTTTATATGTAACGCATCGTTTATCTTTTGCTGCTTGAATTAGGTATCTAACAAAACACTTAAACTTGTCAGGACTGAAATTTATATTCGAATATTGCATAAAATCTCCATATATAGTTTGAAATTTTATTTGAGTTTATACTCACCATCTTGAGTTTCGAAATATACTGGCAAAATAGTTGATTCAAATTCATCAATTAGGTTGATTATTTCGTCCATTGTATTTACAGCAAGAACTCTTGTTGGAAAGGCCTCAATCCTATCATTTTCATCGCCATCAAACGCTTTATCATTTATTAAATGATCAATGAATATTTCCATTGAATAAGCGGTGCCAACCTTAAAACCGGTTATATTATTATGTCTCACGTGGTCAGCGTCCGCTAAAGAAGCTGGATCGCCACTTCTTGAAACATTTTCACCAAGGTTAAAGGCAAACGCTTTTCTAATAAATAGCTCATAATTCATTTCTGACATTTCTTACTCCCTTTAAATTAGTACTTTGAAAAATAACGGATGGTGCTTAGCGGCGCACGGCAATTTACGAAAAACCAATCCAATTCCCGAATCATGCTCGCACTAATAGCGTCCGCTACAACGCATGGTTATGCTTTGTTTAATGCGATATCCTCTTAATGTATTAATATCATTTTCCGACTTTGTTCATATAACCCTGATTTAAGCCTGTACACATAAATTCCGCTTGTCAAATTGGAAGCATCAAAAGTGACTGAGTAATGTCCTATGTTTTGATGTTGGTCGACAATCTTTTTTATCTGACGACCTGAAATATCATAAACTGTGAGCTGGACATAACTTTTAGTTTTTAACTGATAATTTATAGTTGTTGATGGATTAAATGGGTTGGGATAGTTTTGCGATAATGAAAAATTATATGTTAAATCATTTACAGGAACATCAATAGATGTAACTGTACTATAATATGCTGAAAGCTCTTCGGTTAAATATATAAATTCATTATCATTATTGATAAAGTAACATTGTCCAATATATGCATACCAATTATCCCCGGACCAAAATTCATTTTCAAAAAGAACTAAATTATTATTCTCATCGTAAGTATAGTTTCTATGCCATTCATTTAACCAAGTCTCAACATTATTATCCCAAACTTCAGACAATGTAATTAACACATTTCCGAAACTGTCATAAGTGTAAGTTTGACGGAAATCATTTACCCATATTCCATTATTGCTATCCCAGTCTTCATTGAATGCAGTTAATCTGTTTGCAAAACCGTCATAGGTGTAAGACCACCGTGAATTGTTTACCCAAATTCCGGAATTATTGTCCCAGAATTCTAATAAATAGTTTTTTCTATTCCCATCTTGGAAATAGGTAAATGTATAACGGTAATCATATATCCAAGTATTATCATCAATATTCCAGTTCTCATATAGCTCGATAAGTTTATTTTCGTTTTCATCAAATGAATTAATATTACGGGCATAATTTACCCATGTCTCAAAATTTGAATCCCATATTGCAAATATAGAAGTAATCATATTTCCGTTCTCATTGTAAGAGTTATTTATATGAATAGAATTTATCCATGTCTTAGTATTACTATCCCAGTTTTCTGATAATATGTTTAGTCTATTTCCATTAGCATCATTTGTTTATGCCGAGCGTTGATTATTTGTCCAGATTCCAGAATTGTTATCCCAGATTTCTGTTAAAAAG
The genomic region above belongs to Calditrichota bacterium and contains:
- a CDS encoding T9SS type A sorting domain-containing protein — its product is MITSIFAIWDSNFETWVNYARNINSFDENENKLIELYENWNIDDNTWIYDYRYTFTYFQDGNRKNYLLEFWDNNSGIWVNNSRWSYTYDGFANRLTAFNEDWDSNNGIWVNDFRQTYTYDSFGNVLITLSEVWDNNVETWLNEWHRNYTYDENNNLVLFENEFWSGDNWYAYIGQCYFINNDNEFIYLTEELSAYYSTVTSIDVPVNDLTYNFSLSQNYPNPFNPSTTINYQLKTKSYVQLTVYDISGRQIKKIVDQHQNIGHYSVTFDASNLTSGIYVYRLKSGLYEQSRKMILIH
- a CDS encoding T9SS type A sorting domain-containing protein encodes the protein MKFSIQIFILVLFATSVSFASDPPKVIWTKKYTIGHEEWAEKIIRTSDNNLIIAGRTDSPKIGSSSWRQDLLLMKINYEGDTLWTNAYGDFNLYEYGHDVIETDDRGFIIVGGGVFNTLLIVKTDSIGNKEWSISNNEIGNHFYAGKSIFEIDTNQYMVVATDYLIKINGQGDTLWTKDIHLKSERSELTNDGALIIAGSYSANAQSSNAGLIKIKFNGDYFWSRSWHTNVDYGLSVTETQNSNYLFSASTVSHGKEEPTIIMINSNGETVWEKVYSIPPQKSGYGHFYKLFELENSRFILAGNDYRHKGWIKKINETGITIWDYYYDKKSVFYDLISLEDGGYIVVGYYDDDDHNSDADVLIMRIAPETIAADYIADKTYGSAPLTVKFNDLTHNSLEEQITSWEWDFENDGVIDSYVQNPEYTYFKADSYSVKLIVSNGVSADTLIKENYIITFQDTFPKIYSIQDIPNDQGGWLKVQFARSVFDTDSLIFPKTNSTELYTVELDDGSGWTAAASTAAYGQSLYSVLIPTTKDSTSESDGFIYFRVIAGMEEGNYVSNIDSGYSVDNLKPAVPKGLLASLLTGSKVKLKWLPNTENDFKYYTIYKNNNSKFESIHQTIDTVFTDLTVQVEQSYSYAITATDHNGNESSLSEAVEIVVTSLNEESVIPSKYYLAQNYPNPFNPETTIMYGLKNGGYVEIVIYDVLGNKIKDLVSGYKTAGHHQITWVGENDLNEKVSSGVFFYQIITNDFKQHKKMLLLK